The proteins below are encoded in one region of Planctopirus limnophila DSM 3776:
- a CDS encoding sigma-70 family RNA polymerase sigma factor produces the protein MDELTRLLAAIDTGQEHATDDLLPLVYAELRKLAAARLALEPAGQTLQPTALVHEAYLRLMHGHSPDEQSNGSDSSRIHESEVPFEEDQSGIPQRGPQWKSRAQFFAAAAITIRRILIDHARRKKSLKHGGEFVRHNIDDFPPCLVEPQEDLLALDEALTKLADIKPQGAELVQLLYFGGLTLAEAAETLDISVRTASRLWAYSRAWLRRELADNTTSVTD, from the coding sequence ATGGACGAATTGACACGCCTGCTGGCCGCGATCGATACCGGCCAGGAACATGCGACAGATGATCTGCTCCCACTTGTCTATGCGGAGCTTCGCAAACTGGCAGCGGCTCGCCTGGCATTAGAACCGGCCGGGCAGACACTTCAGCCCACAGCTCTTGTCCATGAAGCCTATTTGCGATTGATGCATGGCCATTCACCAGACGAGCAGTCCAACGGCAGCGACTCTTCCAGGATTCATGAGAGCGAAGTTCCATTCGAAGAAGATCAATCCGGGATTCCGCAACGCGGGCCACAATGGAAAAGCCGGGCACAGTTCTTTGCTGCAGCCGCCATCACCATTCGCCGCATTCTCATTGATCATGCCCGCCGCAAAAAGAGTCTCAAGCATGGTGGAGAATTTGTCCGGCATAACATCGACGACTTCCCTCCCTGCCTTGTCGAGCCACAGGAAGATCTACTGGCCCTTGATGAAGCCTTGACCAAGCTCGCTGACATCAAACCTCAAGGAGCCGAACTCGTGCAGCTTCTGTACTTTGGGGGATTAACGCTCGCAGAAGCAGCAGAAACGTTGGACATTTCTGTCCGCACTGCGAGCCGCTTATGGGCTTATTCGCGTGCGTGGCTGCGCAGAGAACTCGCCGACAACACGACCTCGGTGACAGATTAA
- a CDS encoding carbohydrate porin, whose product MATKSWRSWAHAGWRLGSLLLASSMAVEGLAEESLFSDSWFLRGTSTSRSVDVDSPLSGESFSPSVIETDDYRLASFSSADSFSIDPVSAALNADSWRDRTQLTGNWGGYRDALAESGVTIEASSTNIYQGVASGGNNNEFAFGGRGDLFLKVDGGKAGLQEGLLITLHGEMNYGDSVNRSTGALLPISFPQVFPTGDAPSVALSNVSVTQFLSESMLVYLGKINTLDGFIRPYRGNSHGIDGFMNGAFLFPTVLGRVIPYSTYGGGVVFLREMQPILSINVFDTNSTPTTSGFDEFFNNGASLYIEGRIPTSFFGMEGLHSLSGAYSSGTYRATDPGLNYIIERIRGLNVPAPQETGSWAFEYSFSQALWVDATDSKRSWGLFGSLGIADGNPNPIRWGSDIGIGGSSPLVSRPNDKFGVGYYYLGVSSELRQIGPIRTPLRDEHGVELFYNYQVTPTFQLTPDLQIITPGISTFDTSVNVALRANLIF is encoded by the coding sequence ATGGCGACGAAGTCGTGGCGAAGTTGGGCTCATGCTGGCTGGCGTCTGGGGTCTCTGCTCCTCGCTTCTTCCATGGCCGTCGAGGGTCTGGCGGAAGAATCACTGTTTTCTGACAGTTGGTTTCTGCGCGGGACTTCAACATCGCGCTCTGTCGACGTCGATTCACCGCTCAGTGGTGAGTCGTTTTCTCCATCGGTTATCGAAACTGATGACTATCGCCTGGCTTCTTTTTCGAGTGCAGACAGCTTCTCGATCGATCCCGTCTCGGCAGCACTCAATGCCGACTCCTGGCGTGATCGCACCCAGCTGACTGGCAACTGGGGTGGCTATCGCGATGCACTGGCCGAAAGCGGAGTGACCATCGAAGCTTCATCGACGAACATCTATCAAGGTGTCGCCTCTGGCGGAAACAATAATGAATTTGCCTTCGGTGGACGCGGCGATCTCTTTCTGAAAGTGGATGGCGGGAAAGCGGGTCTGCAGGAAGGCTTGCTGATTACGTTGCACGGAGAAATGAACTACGGCGATTCGGTCAATCGCTCGACAGGAGCACTTCTGCCGATCAGCTTCCCACAAGTATTTCCCACGGGCGATGCTCCCTCTGTCGCACTTTCCAATGTGAGTGTAACGCAGTTTCTTTCGGAATCGATGCTGGTCTATCTGGGAAAGATCAACACACTTGACGGCTTTATCCGGCCCTACCGTGGGAATTCGCACGGGATCGACGGCTTTATGAACGGTGCATTTCTCTTTCCCACAGTGCTGGGCCGCGTGATTCCTTACTCCACTTATGGCGGTGGTGTGGTCTTTTTGAGGGAAATGCAGCCGATCCTGTCGATCAATGTGTTCGATACCAACAGCACTCCCACCACCAGTGGGTTTGATGAGTTCTTTAATAATGGCGCATCGCTGTATATCGAGGGGCGCATCCCGACCAGCTTTTTTGGCATGGAAGGACTGCACTCACTTTCGGGGGCTTACAGCAGTGGAACTTATCGAGCAACAGACCCCGGGCTCAACTACATCATCGAAAGAATTCGCGGCCTGAATGTCCCTGCACCACAGGAAACGGGTTCGTGGGCATTTGAGTATTCTTTCAGCCAGGCCTTGTGGGTAGATGCCACAGACTCCAAGCGAAGCTGGGGCCTGTTTGGCAGCCTGGGGATTGCCGACGGCAATCCGAATCCCATCCGCTGGGGATCGGATATCGGCATTGGTGGCTCCAGCCCCCTGGTTTCACGCCCGAATGACAAGTTCGGCGTGGGATATTACTACCTGGGTGTGAGCAGTGAACTGAGGCAGATTGGGCCCATTCGCACACCACTCCGCGATGAGCACGGTGTCGAACTCTTCTACAACTATCAGGTCACACCGACATTCCAGCTGACGCCAGATCTGCAGATCATTACGCCCGGAATTTCGACGTTCGACACCTCGGTGAACGTCGCCTTGCGGGCGAATCTGATCTTTTGA
- a CDS encoding nucleotide sugar dehydrogenase translates to MSGQQLAEKLGNQTAVIGVIGLGYVGLPLIRAFTSAGFRCMGFDVDQSKVDKLNAGQSYIKHIDPSLIKALITEKKFEPTSDMSRLREADCVIICVPTPLNESRDPDLSYIEGTAHSIAKALRPGQLVVLESTTHPTTTRVNVLPVLEATGLKAGSDFFLAFSPEREDPGNPTFSAEGIPKVVGGYDPVSTELACTMYSKAVVRVVPVSSMEIAEACKILENTYRAVNIALVNELKMLYDKMGIDVWEVIDAAKTKPFGFQAFYPGPGLGGHCIPIDPFYLTWLARKHGEQTRFIELAGEINVHMPSYVITRLAEFLNDAGKPIKGSKICILGAAYKKDVDDPRESPSFELMKILISRKADLSYNDPHVPVLPKMRHYPDLPHMESQELTPEFLASQDCVLISTDHSAYDYQYIVKHSKFVLDTRNATKNVVEGREKIRKA, encoded by the coding sequence ATGTCTGGTCAACAGCTCGCCGAGAAACTGGGCAATCAAACAGCGGTCATTGGCGTCATTGGTTTGGGTTATGTCGGTTTGCCATTGATCCGTGCTTTTACATCTGCTGGTTTCCGGTGTATGGGCTTCGACGTGGATCAATCCAAAGTCGATAAGCTCAATGCCGGCCAGAGCTACATCAAGCATATTGATCCCAGCCTGATCAAAGCACTCATTACCGAAAAGAAATTTGAACCCACCAGCGATATGAGCCGCCTGCGTGAAGCAGACTGCGTCATTATCTGTGTCCCCACACCACTGAACGAGAGCCGCGATCCTGACCTGAGTTATATCGAAGGGACAGCCCATTCGATTGCCAAGGCTCTACGCCCTGGTCAACTCGTCGTTCTCGAAAGTACCACACATCCCACCACCACGCGGGTCAATGTGCTTCCAGTTCTCGAAGCGACCGGACTCAAAGCGGGTTCCGATTTCTTCCTGGCATTCAGTCCTGAACGCGAAGACCCGGGCAACCCGACCTTCAGTGCCGAAGGGATTCCCAAAGTCGTGGGTGGCTACGATCCCGTCAGTACCGAACTGGCCTGCACGATGTACAGCAAGGCTGTGGTACGCGTGGTACCGGTTTCCAGCATGGAAATCGCCGAAGCCTGCAAGATTCTCGAAAACACTTATCGTGCCGTGAACATTGCCCTCGTCAATGAACTCAAGATGCTCTACGACAAAATGGGCATTGATGTCTGGGAAGTCATCGACGCTGCCAAGACCAAGCCCTTCGGCTTCCAGGCCTTCTATCCTGGCCCCGGCTTAGGTGGTCACTGCATTCCCATCGATCCGTTCTATCTCACCTGGCTCGCTCGCAAGCATGGCGAACAGACGCGCTTTATCGAGCTGGCTGGCGAGATCAACGTGCACATGCCGTCGTATGTCATTACTCGATTGGCCGAGTTCCTCAACGACGCCGGTAAGCCGATCAAGGGCAGCAAAATCTGCATTCTGGGCGCTGCGTACAAGAAGGACGTGGATGATCCCCGCGAAAGCCCTTCCTTCGAACTCATGAAGATTCTCATCTCGCGCAAGGCCGATCTCAGCTACAACGACCCCCACGTCCCGGTGCTCCCGAAAATGCGGCACTACCCCGACCTGCCTCACATGGAAAGTCAGGAACTCACTCCCGAATTCCTGGCTTCACAAGACTGTGTGCTCATCTCGACCGATCACTCGGCCTACGACTATCAGTACATCGTCAAGCACTCGAAGTTCGTGCTCGATACCCGTAACGCCACGAAGAACGTCGTCGAAGGACGCGAAAAGATCCGCAAGGCGTAA